One genomic window of Quercus robur chromosome 6, dhQueRobu3.1, whole genome shotgun sequence includes the following:
- the LOC126689966 gene encoding uncharacterized protein LOC126689966, which yields MVWTRSRATSPGLQESRGDRQSVPTVQPPSVQHVQSMAATMAELTRQNQELVRELNMRRQHRDENVGRQVQSQDERNVEFESQSRGTPSRRVPHLEREMDQMRRTMDEMKENMKRTNPVEDLVHRTDSPFVPPINAHPLPPKFKMPSLDSYDGTRDPFDHIATFKTTMHLQGVPDEIMCRTFPTTLKGPARVWFSKIPPSTVTSFEELSKLFVNNFIGGQRHKRSSSSLLTIEQGENESLWSFITRFNREALAVDEMDDKLLLAAFHNGVHSDLFIHKLYEQEPQTMAELIHSAQNFMNVEDAIIAKKRKRIEKMDANSTRHSEQDPRLKKGRMEDKKDRDKKAGPSARSQQYTPLNMPLDQVLKQIKDDPSLKWPEKMKGDPNKRNRNKYCRFHRDHGHDTDECFDLKQQIENLIRQGKLRSFLGRDHKDDKLKGKAEESSRPPLGEIRVIVGGSSTIQSSRSRKTYLKVVQSVQLSGRPPRDRDADEQAITFTEE from the coding sequence AATCCATGGCTGCTACTATGGCAGAATTGACCCGCCAGAACCAGGAGTTGGTTAGAGAACTTAACATGAGGAGGCAGCATCGGGATGAGAACGTTGGAAGACAGGTCCAGAGCCAAGATGAGAGGAATGTCGAGTTTGAGAGCCAGTCCAGGGGTACCCCTTCAAGGAGGGTGCCTCACTTGGAAAGGGAGATGGACCAAATGAGAAGAACTATGGATGAGATGAAGGAAAATATGAAGAGGACCAACCCCGTAGAGGACTTGGTTCACAGGACTGACTCCCCATTTGTGCCTCCTATCAATGCTCACCCTTTGCCACCGAAGTTCAAGATGCCTTCCTTAGATTCATATGATGGGACGCGAGATCCATTTGACCACATTGCCACCTTCAAAACTACTATGCATCTTCAAGGGGTTCCGGATGAAATAATGTGCAGAACTTTCCCTACTACTCTTAAAGGACCCGCACGAGTGTGGTTCAGCAAAATACCTCCCAGCACGGTAACGTCCTTTGAAGAATTAAGTAAGTTGTTTGTCAAcaacttcatcggaggacagaGGCACAAGCGTTCCTCGTCCAGTTTGCTGACCATAGAACAAGGGGAGAATGAAAGTTTGTGGTCGTTCATTACGCGGTTCAATAGGGAAGCTTTAGCAGTGGACGAGATGGATGACAAGCTGCTCCTGGCGGCTTTCCACAATGGGGTTCACTCTGATTTGTTCATCCACAAGCTATATGAGCAAGAGCCTCAGACCATGGCCGAACTCATCCACTCAGCCCAGAATTTTATGAATGTGGAGGATGCtatcatagccaagaagaggaagagaattGAGAAAATGGATGCTAACTCCACTCGTCACTCAGAGCAAGATCCTCGTCTTAAGAAAGGACGAATGGAAGATAAAAAGGATCGTGACAAGAAGGCAGGCCCCTCAGCACGAAGTCAGCAGTATACGCCATTGAACATGCCACTTGATCAAGTCCTAaagcaaatcaaggatgatccttccttgaagtggCCAGAAAAAATGAAGGGAGATCCAAATAAGCGCAATAGaaacaagtattgtcgcttccatagaGACCATGGCCATGATACGGACGAATGTTTTGATCTAAAACAGCAGATTGAGAATCTTATAAGGCAGGGGAAGCTAAGAAGTTTCCTAGGACGAGACCACAAGGACGACAAACTCAAGggaaaagctgaagagtcatcACGGCCACCTCTCGGAGAAATCAGGGTTATCGTCGGAGGGAGTTCTACAATCCAGTCGTCCAGGTCCAGGAAAACATACCTGAAGGTGGTGCAGAGCGTCCAACTCTCTGGACGACCACCTAGAGATAGGGATGCGGACGAACAGGCAATCACATTCA